One window of Chryseobacterium indologenes genomic DNA carries:
- a CDS encoding bacteriocin-like protein: MKNLKKLQKDQLKNISGGATLPEADFCMYYCSGVIVCATCSDDFKCPDTNNDM; encoded by the coding sequence ATGAAAAATTTAAAAAAACTACAAAAAGACCAATTAAAAAACATTTCCGGAGGTGCTACTCTTCCTGAAGCAGATTTCTGCATGTATTATTGCAGCGGAGTAATTGTTTGTGCTACGTGCAGTGATGATTTCAAATGCCCGGACACAAATAATGATATGTAA
- a CDS encoding bacteriocin-like protein has translation MKNLKKLSREDKKSIVAGIDFPAYCFEGGGPGEGGCSAGEICSGGKCVPYGGNPGGGGNPGGGGDSYTCICPWGTFTQPTPCPEFYCITG, from the coding sequence ATGAAAAATCTAAAAAAACTTTCAAGAGAAGACAAGAAAAGTATTGTTGCTGGAATAGACTTTCCGGCATATTGTTTTGAAGGTGGAGGACCAGGGGAAGGAGGGTGCTCTGCAGGAGAGATCTGTTCAGGTGGAAAATGTGTACCTTATGGAGGAAATCCGGGAGGAGGAGGAAACCCAGGCGGTGGCGGTGATTCTTATACATGTATCTGTCCGTGGGGAACTTTTACTCAGCCTACACCATGCCCTGAGTTTTATTGTATAACAGGATAG
- a CDS encoding isopenicillin N synthase family dioxygenase: MDKIPSVDLRDFLSDNPERKQKFVNEIGKAYEEIGFVALKGHFLDDNLVDDLYGEVKNFFEQPAETKQKYEIPGIGGQRGYVGFGKETAKGFKKGDLKEFWHFGQYLSDDSKYKTEYPDNVIVDELPKFNEVGKEAFQMLEKTGQYVLRALALHLGLNEFYFDDKIAEGNSILRPIHYPPITEEPDDAVRAAAHGDINLITLLMGAQGKGLQVQNHNGEWIDAIAEPDELMINVGDMLSRHTNNKLKSTIHRVVNPPRELWSTSRYSIPFFMHPVSAMSLNALENCVDENNPKLYEDTTAGEFLHERLIELGLIKK; encoded by the coding sequence ATGGATAAAATACCTAGTGTAGACCTGCGTGATTTCCTTTCGGACAACCCGGAACGCAAACAGAAATTTGTAAATGAAATCGGAAAAGCTTATGAAGAAATTGGTTTTGTAGCCTTAAAAGGCCACTTTCTTGATGACAACCTAGTGGATGATTTGTATGGAGAGGTAAAAAACTTTTTTGAACAGCCAGCGGAAACGAAACAGAAGTATGAGATTCCAGGAATTGGTGGCCAGAGAGGTTATGTAGGATTCGGTAAAGAAACTGCAAAAGGTTTCAAAAAAGGAGACTTAAAAGAATTTTGGCACTTTGGACAATATCTGTCTGATGATTCAAAATACAAAACTGAGTATCCGGACAATGTAATTGTTGATGAACTTCCAAAATTCAACGAAGTTGGTAAAGAGGCATTCCAGATGCTTGAAAAAACCGGACAGTATGTTCTAAGAGCTTTAGCATTGCACCTTGGCTTAAATGAATTTTATTTTGATGACAAAATCGCAGAAGGAAATTCTATTTTAAGACCTATTCACTATCCGCCAATTACTGAAGAACCGGATGACGCGGTAAGAGCAGCAGCTCATGGAGATATCAACCTTATTACTCTTTTAATGGGAGCACAGGGTAAAGGTCTTCAGGTTCAGAACCACAATGGAGAATGGATTGATGCCATTGCAGAACCAGATGAATTGATGATCAATGTTGGAGATATGCTTTCAAGACATACCAACAACAAATTGAAATCTACTATCCACAGAGTGGTAAACCCACCAAGAGAGTTGTGGAGTACTTCAAGATATTCAATTCCTTTCTTTATGCATCCTGTAAGTGCAATGTCTTTAAATGCACTTGAAAATTGTGTAGATGAAAACAATCCGAAACTGTACGAAGATACTACTGCCGGAGAATTCCTGCATGAAAGATTGATCGAACTGGGATTGATTAAAAAATAA